A genome region from Nitrospirota bacterium includes the following:
- a CDS encoding energy-coupling factor ABC transporter permease — MKFQISNFKVQNYFIFVLSLVTCHLSLVTDAHAMHISEGILPFNWALFWSVIAVPFVAWGLYRLKKLSSVDLSFKPLVGLMAAVVFIISCMPIPVPTAGTCSHPCGTGISGILVGPAISILITAVALLIQALFLAHGGLSTWGADIVSMGVMGSFAGFLTFKLLRSMKINMAIAGFMAGLFADWATYLTTSVELASGIRGDSPFMPLFWKIAVAFIPTQLPLGILEGAMTAGMVTLLYKKRPDLLVKMRVIKAEEAI, encoded by the coding sequence ATGAAATTTCAAATTTCAAATTTCAAAGTTCAAAATTATTTTATTTTTGTTCTCTCACTTGTCACTTGTCACTTGTCACTTGTCACTGATGCCCATGCCATGCATATCTCAGAGGGGATATTGCCATTTAACTGGGCATTGTTCTGGTCTGTTATAGCTGTCCCCTTTGTGGCATGGGGATTGTACAGGCTTAAGAAGCTCTCCTCCGTTGACCTTTCGTTCAAACCACTCGTGGGACTGATGGCAGCGGTGGTATTTATAATCTCATGCATGCCCATACCAGTGCCTACAGCAGGTACATGCTCACATCCATGCGGCACAGGAATATCAGGGATACTCGTAGGACCTGCTATCAGCATATTGATTACAGCAGTTGCGCTTCTCATTCAGGCGCTTTTTCTTGCACATGGTGGGTTAAGCACATGGGGAGCAGATATAGTATCCATGGGCGTGATGGGCTCATTCGCTGGTTTCCTGACATTCAAGCTATTGCGCTCTATGAAAATAAACATGGCAATTGCAGGTTTCATGGCAGGGTTATTTGCTGACTGGGCAACATATCTTACAACATCTGTTGAGCTTGCTTCGGGTATAAGGGGTGATTCGCCTTTTATGCCGCTCTTTTGGAAAATAGCGGTTGCCTTTATACCAACGCAGCTTCCATTGGGAATACTTGAGGGGGCAATGACTGCTGGGATGGTTACACTCCTTTATAAAAAGCGTCCTGACCTGCTTGTAAAGATGCGGGTGATCAAAGCAGAGGAGGCGATATGA
- a CDS encoding cobyrinate a,c-diamide synthase, producing the protein MCKGLLIAGTHSGCGKTTITIGILAALKKRGFNVQPFKAGPDFIDPGLHRLITGSPSRNLDIWMCGKDYVVECFYKNTKEADIAIVEGVMGLFDGGDASTAAVAKTLGLPVLLIVDAHSMGESVAALVKGFATFDQRINIAGVIFNRVAGERHLGMLSDAIKEYTNVKVLGYLPKQTEFSIPERHLGLVVAEERPITYENIQRLAGAVLKYIDVDRIVEISRQSAEEGILQTANSSPVTRHSSLNIAIAYDKAFCFYYEDNLDLLKEAGAEIIAFSPLSDTKIPDNVDAIYIGGGYPELYAHALSRNESMLKAIHTWALSGKPLYAECGGLMYLSKGIYDFDGNFYRMAQVFPFETAMKKGRVNLGYREIQLKEDCTMGKRGDRLRGHEFHYSEIIEKTEDKKIRSLEEGKRIAVKSASISQLLNFSTSYSVKDRRGQDIYNEGYRFKNTLASYVHIHFGSNPDMANNFIKLSMET; encoded by the coding sequence ATGTGTAAAGGGTTATTAATAGCTGGAACCCATAGCGGATGTGGTAAGACGACTATAACTATCGGGATTCTCGCGGCATTAAAAAAGAGAGGATTTAATGTCCAACCCTTTAAGGCGGGACCTGATTTCATTGACCCGGGACTTCACAGGCTTATTACTGGAAGCCCTTCAAGGAACCTCGATATATGGATGTGCGGGAAGGACTATGTAGTTGAGTGTTTTTACAAAAATACTAAGGAAGCAGATATAGCTATCGTTGAAGGTGTGATGGGGCTTTTTGATGGAGGAGATGCATCTACTGCGGCGGTGGCAAAGACTTTAGGGCTTCCTGTATTGCTCATAGTTGATGCCCATTCGATGGGAGAAAGCGTTGCTGCTTTAGTAAAAGGCTTTGCGACCTTTGACCAGAGAATTAATATCGCTGGCGTTATCTTTAACAGAGTTGCTGGTGAAAGGCACCTTGGGATGCTCTCGGATGCAATAAAGGAATACACCAATGTAAAAGTGCTTGGATATCTGCCTAAACAGACTGAGTTTTCAATCCCTGAAAGACATCTGGGACTTGTGGTGGCAGAGGAAAGACCTATTACCTATGAAAACATACAGAGGCTTGCAGGCGCGGTGCTAAAGTATATAGATGTCGATAGGATTGTCGAAATCAGTAGACAGTCTGCGGAAGAAGGTATACTACAAACAGCAAACTCGTCACCCGTCACTCGTCACTCGTCACTTAATATTGCCATTGCCTATGATAAGGCATTCTGCTTTTATTATGAGGATAATCTCGACCTTTTGAAGGAGGCAGGGGCAGAGATTATCGCATTCAGCCCACTTTCAGATACAAAGATTCCAGACAATGTAGATGCCATCTATATTGGTGGTGGTTACCCAGAGCTTTATGCCCATGCCCTTAGCAGAAATGAATCAATGCTAAAAGCTATACACACATGGGCTTTATCTGGGAAGCCACTTTATGCTGAATGTGGAGGTCTGATGTATCTCTCAAAAGGGATTTATGACTTTGATGGGAACTTCTACAGGATGGCGCAGGTATTTCCTTTTGAGACAGCTATGAAAAAAGGAAGGGTGAATCTTGGTTATAGAGAGATTCAATTAAAAGAAGATTGTACCATGGGCAAAAGGGGGGATAGGTTGAGAGGACATGAGTTTCATTATTCGGAGATAATTGAGAAGACGGAAGATAAGAAGATAAGAAGTTTGGAAGAGGGGAAAAGGATAGCAGTTAAAAGCGCTTCAATTTCTCAACTTCTCAACTTCTCAACTTCTTATTCTGTGAAGGATAGAAGAGGTCAGGATATTTATAATGAAGGCTACAGGTTTAAAAACACCCTCGCAAGTTATGTGCATATACATTTTGGCTCAAACCCCGATATGGCTAATAACTTTATAAAGCTCTCTATGGAGACATAA
- a CDS encoding cobalt transporter — protein sequence MFFLTIFALFTVHYSLFTDTTASEKWPGVDETVVEKFAKEHGREAKEPFINTDQGDLLLFVFLIAGTVGGFIGGYYWRILMVERAPKIRRDEQKITG from the coding sequence ATATTTTTTCTGACAATTTTTGCGCTATTCACTGTTCACTATTCACTATTCACTGACACTACTGCCTCTGAGAAATGGCCTGGTGTGGATGAAACTGTTGTCGAAAAGTTCGCAAAGGAGCATGGGAGGGAGGCTAAAGAGCCGTTTATAAATACAGATCAAGGCGACCTGCTCCTTTTTGTCTTCCTCATTGCAGGTACAGTTGGTGGATTTATCGGCGGATATTACTGGAGGATACTTATGGTTGAAAGAGCGCCAAAAATCAGGAGGGATGAGCAGAAAATTACGGGCTGA
- a CDS encoding precorrin-8X methylmutase, translating to MINEAQKKYSDIEFVLTEPLGVHENIAKVVLERSRKDIKEVKILKPHEIEEKSFEIITEELGETGFRDIELPIVKRVIHATGDFDFAKNMRFHPEAVEAGKRAIKNGMNILVDVHMVEAGINKMALERCGGRVICNIQNTPPELRTPNSELNMTRAEMGIEMALKENNSIGIIAIGNAPTALYRTMKLIRNEGCKPELVIGVPVGFVRAVESKEVLLHMKYPFITSLGRKGGSPVAAAIVNALLKMVC from the coding sequence ATGATTAATGAAGCACAGAAGAAATATAGCGACATTGAGTTTGTCCTTACCGAACCCCTTGGCGTGCATGAAAACATTGCAAAGGTCGTCCTTGAAAGGTCAAGGAAAGACATCAAAGAGGTTAAGATACTCAAACCTCACGAGATAGAGGAGAAAAGCTTTGAGATAATCACAGAGGAGCTTGGAGAGACAGGCTTCAGGGATATTGAACTGCCCATCGTAAAAAGGGTTATACATGCTACAGGAGATTTTGATTTCGCCAAAAATATGCGTTTCCATCCAGAGGCCGTGGAGGCAGGAAAAAGAGCAATAAAAAATGGAATGAACATCCTCGTTGATGTCCACATGGTGGAGGCAGGGATAAATAAAATGGCACTTGAAAGATGCGGTGGCAGGGTTATATGTAATATTCAAAATACACCTCCCGAACTCCGAACTCCGAACTCCGAACTAAACATGACAAGGGCTGAGATGGGAATCGAGATGGCATTAAAAGAGAATAACAGCATTGGTATCATAGCGATAGGAAATGCACCTACCGCACTCTACAGGACAATGAAACTCATACGGAATGAGGGTTGCAAGCCTGAGCTTGTAATCGGTGTGCCTGTCGGCTTTGTCAGGGCTGTTGAGTCAAAAGAGGTTCTCTTACATATGAAGTATCCATTTATAACATCATTGGGAAGAAAGGGTGGAAGCCCTGTAGCAGCGGCAATTGTAAATGCACTATTAAAGATGGTGTGTTGA
- a CDS encoding transporter, which produces MLKRILLSAVITIFMAGTSYALHPLVTEDTGVQGKGKTEIEMGFERSREAEDGTTQKTSTVTATIAYGLTDSMDLILGIPYQYLRTKTDETGESPATSTSEDGISDTVLELKWKFYDNEDSGLSLALKPSITLPAGSKRRGLGNGRTTYGLFFVATQELKPVTLHFNAMYKRNDNSKEPRDRVNLWHVSLASEYEVVEKLRLVANIGMDRNPSTTSKVDPAFVLGGLVYSISENLDLDIGYKHGLNKPATDSSVLAGITYRF; this is translated from the coding sequence ATGTTGAAAAGAATTTTATTATCGGCGGTGATCACTATTTTTATGGCAGGAACAAGTTATGCCCTTCACCCCCTCGTAACCGAGGACACAGGGGTGCAGGGAAAGGGCAAGACAGAGATAGAGATGGGATTTGAGCGTTCACGGGAGGCAGAAGACGGGACAACACAGAAAACCTCTACAGTAACAGCAACCATAGCATATGGACTAACCGACAGCATGGATTTAATACTCGGTATTCCGTATCAGTACCTAAGGACAAAGACAGATGAAACTGGTGAGTCCCCTGCAACTTCAACATCAGAGGACGGAATATCTGATACGGTTTTGGAACTGAAATGGAAGTTTTACGACAATGAGGACAGTGGATTAAGCCTTGCCTTAAAACCGAGCATTACCCTTCCGGCAGGCAGCAAAAGAAGAGGACTCGGAAACGGAAGGACTACCTATGGACTGTTTTTTGTAGCCACACAGGAACTAAAGCCTGTAACACTGCATTTCAATGCCATGTACAAAAGGAATGACAACAGCAAGGAGCCCAGAGACAGGGTAAACCTTTGGCATGTATCCCTTGCTTCCGAATATGAAGTTGTAGAGAAACTCAGGCTGGTGGCAAATATAGGCATGGATAGAAACCCCAGCACGACATCAAAGGTAGACCCCGCATTTGTGCTGGGAGGTCTGGTGTATTCTATATCCGAGAATTTGGATCTCGATATAGGTTACAAACACGGACTTAACAAGCCTGCAACTGATTCTTCAGTGCTTGCGGGAATAACATACAGGTTTTAG
- the cbiQ gene encoding cobalt ECF transporter T component CbiQ: MELFSEYFKKEHILSKIDARVKILVSLIMLAMVLSYKGFVLPLLVTLLCLFFCIKMRVPLKVFILRFSEPIFIASIVLLLKFFFSGKDIIFSISLPTSHFSLLTVTGYKDGLMDGLMIASRIISAVSIVAVLGFSTPFTDIIAGLSWFRVPKGFIEILMFAYRYIFVLLEDAMVIYNAQKNRLGYSSIKRGLSSFGTLAGSLVIKAFEHSQNITVAMVQRGYDGNIHMLKHKPFKSSEIIISVLVITAMGFVWKI; encoded by the coding sequence ATGGAACTATTTTCAGAATACTTTAAAAAAGAACATATTCTCTCAAAAATTGATGCAAGAGTAAAAATCCTTGTTTCCCTAATTATGCTTGCAATGGTCTTAAGTTATAAAGGCTTTGTCCTTCCATTGCTTGTGACATTGCTCTGCCTCTTTTTCTGCATTAAGATGAGGGTACCATTAAAGGTCTTTATTCTCAGGTTTTCAGAACCCATCTTTATTGCATCCATAGTACTCCTCCTGAAATTCTTTTTCTCAGGAAAGGATATTATATTTTCTATTTCACTTCCTACTTCTCACTTCTCACTTCTCACTGTAACAGGATATAAAGACGGACTTATGGACGGCTTGATGATTGCAAGCAGGATTATAAGTGCAGTGTCCATTGTCGCTGTATTGGGATTTTCCACGCCTTTTACAGATATCATAGCAGGGCTGTCGTGGTTTAGAGTACCGAAGGGTTTTATAGAGATATTAATGTTTGCATACAGATATATCTTTGTGCTCCTTGAGGACGCAATGGTTATTTACAATGCACAGAAAAACAGGCTCGGCTATTCAAGCATCAAAAGGGGATTAAGCTCTTTCGGCACATTGGCAGGCTCTCTTGTAATCAAGGCATTTGAGCACAGCCAGAACATTACAGTAGCAATGGTTCAGAGAGGCTATGATGGCAATATCCATATGTTAAAACACAAGCCCTTCAAATCATCCGAGATTATTATCTCGGTTTTAGTTATAACCGCAATGGGATTTGTATGGAAGATATAA